One genomic window of Microbacterium testaceum StLB037 includes the following:
- a CDS encoding acyltransferase, producing MRLSIADDVFVNQACHFDMQALIRIESGVRIGNHVRFVTSDHEVGPSGRRAGPGRSAAITIGRGTWICSGATILPGVSVAEGNIIAAGAVVTRSTEANCLYAGVPARLIKRLDQEESAP from the coding sequence ATGCGCCTCTCGATCGCGGACGACGTCTTTGTCAATCAGGCGTGCCACTTCGACATGCAGGCTCTCATTCGTATCGAGAGCGGGGTCCGAATCGGAAATCACGTCCGGTTCGTCACGTCCGATCATGAGGTCGGACCATCCGGCCGCAGGGCTGGGCCCGGCCGCAGTGCGGCGATCACGATCGGGCGCGGAACGTGGATCTGCAGCGGTGCAACGATCCTCCCGGGGGTATCTGTCGCAGAAGGTAACATCATTGCGGCGGGCGCTGTCGTCACGCGTTCGACCGAGGCGAATTGCCTCTACGCGGGTGTGCCGGCTCGTCTGATCAAAAGGCTCGACCAAGAGGAATCTGCGCCGTGA
- a CDS encoding glycosyltransferase, whose product MLHVTPSVARSDGGPAEVIRGLIPALHHRGVAADVLTTDKGLAPSDNDLIVADWVRVVTSAGPSSVTFAPHFASAMSDGLSRYDVVHVHGFQSYPGTMAMRIARRAGIPYLIEPHGALDRYHWNTNVLRKRAWLRIADAKNLAGLSGAIYSSELEAQQALDVLPDTRAFRMNLAVDEQLFAIDRTTKREGPAKIVYLGRLTKKKRVDLVVRALAETPLRERGARLFIAGGSDGTIQDPNALAHEIGVGDQVTSLGPVNSARRRDLLSECDVFVLPSEDESFGVAVAEAMAAGARVVTSQHVGIAAPASENRALKVARNDPASIAQAVVDALEDAELPGRARAHAEREFRWSIAAAQAENAYEIARAGDTP is encoded by the coding sequence GTGCTCCACGTCACCCCGAGCGTGGCGCGATCGGATGGCGGGCCGGCCGAGGTCATCCGCGGCTTGATACCGGCTCTGCACCACCGAGGGGTGGCGGCGGATGTTCTTACGACGGACAAGGGACTCGCCCCCAGTGACAACGACCTCATCGTGGCTGATTGGGTGCGCGTCGTCACGAGTGCCGGGCCCTCGAGCGTCACGTTCGCTCCCCACTTCGCGTCCGCGATGTCGGATGGTCTCTCCCGGTATGACGTCGTCCACGTCCACGGGTTTCAGAGCTACCCGGGAACCATGGCCATGCGCATCGCCCGACGGGCGGGAATCCCCTACCTGATCGAACCGCATGGTGCCCTGGATCGATATCACTGGAACACAAACGTTCTTCGCAAACGGGCTTGGCTGAGAATCGCCGACGCGAAGAACCTCGCGGGCCTGAGCGGGGCCATCTACTCGAGTGAACTCGAAGCGCAACAGGCGCTCGATGTCCTCCCCGACACTCGAGCGTTCCGCATGAACCTGGCTGTCGACGAGCAGCTGTTCGCGATCGATAGGACGACGAAACGCGAAGGGCCAGCCAAGATCGTCTACCTGGGGCGGCTGACCAAAAAGAAGCGAGTGGATCTCGTCGTCCGCGCCCTCGCTGAGACACCGCTGCGAGAACGAGGGGCCAGGCTGTTCATCGCCGGCGGCTCGGACGGCACGATACAAGATCCCAACGCTCTCGCTCACGAAATCGGTGTCGGCGATCAGGTCACCTCGCTAGGCCCAGTGAACTCCGCTCGTCGACGCGATCTCCTCAGCGAATGCGATGTGTTCGTCCTCCCGAGCGAAGATGAAAGCTTCGGCGTCGCCGTCGCAGAGGCCATGGCGGCCGGAGCTCGGGTCGTCACCAGCCAGCACGTCGGCATCGCCGCACCTGCATCGGAGAATCGCGCGCTCAAGGTGGCTCGCAACGACCCGGCGAGCATCGCGCAGGCAGTCGTCGATGCTCTCGAGGACGCCGAGCTCCCGGGGCGCGCCCGCGCGCACGCTGAGCGCGAGTTCCGGTGGAGCATCGCCGCTGCACAAGCAGAGAACGCATATGAGATCGCCCGCGCGGGAGACACCCCATGA
- a CDS encoding glycosyltransferase, which produces MSAGPLVVVTQPYVPAYRVPLFESVREKLSRQGIRFLVAAGHPVGAQAARGDRESPAWRIDIRSKGVHLGGRTVEWRALPSDLQPDVLVSELEALNNLAWMRSFGRRKLVLWGHGRPYVNDAGALSDRIEWTLARRADAVMTYADGGRDYLVENGKLDPDSVVAIGNSTDSASLRAAYKAVDAAEMEHLLRRWPRAPRALFVGGLDAAKRIDFLIDAAIAARQMDPRFTLIVVGMGEMQDALSRAGDAIEHIPAARGVELARLGHVVQAIWMPGRIGLVAVDALALGLPIFSTSYRYHAPEAEFLRAGERITLPDDPPAFAERALSLMAEELVGNRILRSDIPTIDSVSQNFADVVIKVLDR; this is translated from the coding sequence ATGAGCGCCGGTCCGCTGGTGGTCGTCACGCAGCCCTACGTGCCTGCCTACCGTGTTCCCCTTTTCGAGAGCGTCCGAGAGAAGCTCTCACGCCAGGGCATCCGGTTCCTCGTCGCCGCCGGGCATCCCGTCGGTGCCCAGGCTGCCCGAGGTGACCGAGAGAGCCCAGCGTGGCGTATAGACATCAGATCGAAAGGAGTGCACCTCGGCGGGCGGACCGTCGAGTGGCGCGCGCTTCCGTCGGACCTTCAGCCCGACGTCCTGGTCTCCGAACTCGAGGCCCTCAACAACCTCGCGTGGATGAGGTCATTCGGGAGAAGGAAGCTGGTCCTCTGGGGGCACGGTCGTCCGTATGTCAACGACGCCGGAGCCCTGTCCGACCGCATCGAGTGGACACTCGCGCGGCGAGCCGATGCGGTCATGACCTACGCCGATGGCGGCCGCGACTACCTCGTGGAGAACGGCAAGCTCGATCCCGACAGCGTCGTCGCCATCGGCAACAGCACCGATTCGGCGTCCCTGCGAGCGGCGTACAAGGCAGTGGACGCCGCCGAGATGGAGCATCTTCTCCGCCGCTGGCCGCGCGCCCCCCGTGCCTTGTTCGTGGGTGGACTCGATGCCGCCAAACGTATCGATTTCCTCATCGACGCAGCGATCGCGGCGCGTCAGATGGATCCGCGGTTTACGCTCATCGTCGTCGGAATGGGCGAGATGCAGGACGCACTATCCCGCGCGGGCGATGCGATCGAACACATTCCTGCCGCGCGTGGGGTTGAGCTCGCGCGGCTCGGACATGTCGTCCAGGCGATATGGATGCCGGGGCGTATCGGCCTCGTGGCGGTCGACGCGTTGGCCCTCGGGCTTCCGATCTTCTCCACCTCGTACCGCTATCACGCGCCCGAGGCCGAGTTCCTGCGGGCCGGAGAGCGAATCACCCTTCCGGACGATCCACCGGCATTCGCGGAGCGAGCCCTCAGTCTGATGGCGGAAGAGCTGGTCGGCAATCGAATCCTGCGTTCAGACATCCCCACGATCGACTCGGTTTCTCAGAATTTCGCCGATGTCGTCATCAAGGTGCTCGATCGATAG
- a CDS encoding O-antigen ligase family protein: MTVVLLFATAFFQRRSLQIRSWMFLPLGAAAVVSAWNTIVKDAPFDVVMLLRIFLTMFVVAMIVFGFQSWFGGDYLRRLLKVWVAGIAFNGLAALAVSFGVVSFAGILTQATGDRLSGLASHPNSLAFSVSLAIAPCIFLVARERGRILWVICLVLILWGGMLSESRAALLVGLPALALATVVSIARSRWNSIAWPILIVGAVGAWFVVPLVLADSRLAGGAGALSDAGRSALNESALNLFLRNPLTGAGFESQAGVSVPLTVLTAGGILFAIGYYAFVFSPVPALWRRRRSPIAPYGLITVAALVSFGFFNPVFMERATYWPILIAMALCAGHRDEDARTASV; this comes from the coding sequence ATGACCGTCGTTCTTCTCTTCGCAACCGCTTTCTTCCAGCGAAGGTCCCTGCAGATCCGCAGCTGGATGTTCCTGCCTCTGGGCGCGGCGGCGGTCGTGTCGGCTTGGAACACGATCGTCAAAGATGCACCTTTCGATGTGGTGATGCTCCTGCGCATCTTCCTCACCATGTTCGTGGTGGCCATGATCGTTTTCGGTTTTCAGTCATGGTTTGGTGGCGACTACCTCCGTCGACTCCTGAAGGTGTGGGTCGCCGGCATAGCGTTCAATGGGCTCGCCGCGCTTGCCGTCTCGTTCGGTGTCGTTTCCTTCGCGGGGATCTTGACTCAGGCAACAGGTGACCGGCTCAGCGGTTTAGCGTCGCACCCGAACTCCCTGGCCTTCTCGGTCAGCCTGGCGATCGCGCCCTGCATTTTCCTCGTCGCGCGGGAGCGCGGCAGGATCCTGTGGGTGATCTGCCTCGTTCTCATCCTGTGGGGAGGAATGCTCAGTGAGTCGCGAGCAGCCTTGCTCGTCGGTCTCCCGGCTCTCGCGCTGGCCACGGTCGTCTCCATCGCGCGCTCGCGCTGGAACTCCATCGCCTGGCCCATACTGATCGTCGGCGCGGTGGGGGCATGGTTCGTCGTGCCCCTCGTGCTTGCGGACTCGCGTCTCGCGGGTGGCGCGGGGGCACTCAGCGATGCGGGGCGGTCAGCCCTCAATGAGAGTGCCCTGAACCTTTTTCTTCGGAACCCGCTGACGGGAGCTGGTTTCGAGAGCCAGGCAGGTGTGTCCGTCCCCCTGACCGTGCTGACGGCGGGGGGGATCCTTTTCGCCATCGGCTACTACGCCTTCGTTTTCTCGCCCGTTCCCGCATTGTGGAGGCGTAGGCGATCGCCGATCGCGCCTTACGGGCTCATCACCGTTGCGGCGCTGGTCAGCTTCGGTTTCTTCAACCCGGTTTTCATGGAGCGCGCGACGTACTGGCCGATTCTGATCGCCATGGCCTTGTGCGCCGGGCATCGTGACGAGGACGCTCGGACCGCGTCGGTATGA
- a CDS encoding acetyltransferase — protein sequence MSDIPVIDLSQAPGERAAWDRPAWQVYLWAIFELIFITNPWQISSGLRIRVLRAFGADIGHGVVFRPRTRVKFPWKLHIGDRSWIGEGVWFHNQDHVHVGHDVVISQETFITTGSHRHRVDMALVTRPVVIHEGAWITSRCMVVGGTTVGRSALIQPMSVVSGDIGAAEVWGGVPARRVGTRFEGLRQ from the coding sequence GTGAGCGACATTCCGGTGATCGATCTTTCGCAGGCCCCCGGCGAGCGTGCCGCCTGGGATCGACCCGCTTGGCAGGTGTACCTGTGGGCCATTTTTGAGTTGATATTCATAACAAATCCTTGGCAAATCAGCTCAGGCCTTCGGATTCGTGTGCTGCGCGCTTTCGGAGCCGACATCGGACACGGCGTCGTTTTTCGACCGAGGACCCGCGTCAAGTTTCCGTGGAAGCTGCACATCGGCGACCGGTCCTGGATCGGCGAGGGTGTCTGGTTCCATAATCAGGACCACGTCCACGTCGGGCATGACGTCGTCATCTCGCAGGAGACCTTCATCACCACAGGAAGTCACCGCCACCGGGTCGACATGGCCCTGGTCACGAGGCCTGTCGTGATCCACGAAGGAGCATGGATCACCAGCAGATGCATGGTCGTAGGGGGAACGACGGTGGGCCGATCCGCTCTTATCCAGCCAATGTCCGTCGTCAGCGGCGACATTGGAGCCGCGGAGGTGTGGGGGGGAGTCCCCGCGCGTCGCGTCGGTACGAGATTCGAAGGACTTCGTCAATGA
- a CDS encoding glycosyltransferase family 2 protein, translated as MSSKIPITALVQTKNEEVGITACLAGLSDFDEVIVVDSNSTDRTVALAEQHGAHVVNFTWDGKYPKKKQWQLEHVTTRHPWVFFVDADEVPSERLKAELVDLISRTDAAAIDVDLDYVFAGRILRHGHRVTKRCVVHRDRVRFPEMNDLGAPGMGELEGHYQPRANGVVVKARGRILHNDLDPVSSWFSRHNRYSDWEAHLRSNSALRADIAKKRTRKGRFFDAVPFKPALFFLYAYVARLGFLDGRAGFDYATALAMYYWQIGVKYRELQRNATVAAK; from the coding sequence ATGAGTTCGAAGATACCCATCACGGCATTGGTGCAAACGAAAAACGAAGAGGTGGGCATCACTGCGTGTCTCGCGGGCCTCTCAGACTTCGATGAAGTGATCGTCGTTGACTCGAACAGCACTGATAGGACGGTCGCCCTCGCTGAACAACACGGCGCGCACGTCGTCAACTTCACATGGGACGGAAAGTACCCGAAGAAGAAGCAGTGGCAGCTCGAGCACGTCACAACGCGCCATCCTTGGGTCTTCTTCGTCGATGCGGATGAGGTACCCAGCGAGCGCCTGAAGGCAGAACTCGTAGACCTGATTTCGCGTACGGACGCGGCAGCGATCGATGTCGATCTGGACTACGTGTTCGCGGGGCGCATCCTCCGTCACGGTCACCGGGTGACGAAGCGGTGTGTGGTTCACCGTGATCGAGTGCGATTCCCGGAGATGAACGACCTCGGCGCTCCAGGGATGGGAGAACTCGAGGGTCACTACCAACCGCGAGCGAACGGAGTGGTGGTGAAGGCACGGGGTCGGATACTCCACAACGACTTAGACCCCGTGTCGAGTTGGTTCTCCCGACACAATCGATACTCGGACTGGGAAGCGCACCTTCGGTCGAACAGCGCGCTGCGGGCTGACATCGCCAAGAAGCGCACGAGAAAAGGACGGTTCTTCGACGCCGTGCCGTTCAAGCCCGCACTGTTCTTCCTCTACGCCTACGTGGCGCGGCTCGGTTTTCTCGATGGACGGGCCGGCTTCGACTATGCCACTGCGCTTGCGATGTACTACTGGCAGATCGGGGTCAAGTACCGCGAGCTTCAACGCAATGCGACAGTGGCCGCAAAATGA
- a CDS encoding dihydroorotase: MSKFVAPLIGRAGLGNELFPVLRAADIAAKESRVVLWPAWFQLKIGPILRRERDKRMYWTLFRTPDLISLLRLIWAKARGVPHDGASSNHRYVTVQGMKGYFDGVNISGPEFRDLLLARARRGVLSSPPREPYIAFHVRLGDFSRVGASESGVSKNNTSSPIEWFVARARAARDAHPGVRLFVCSDGDDAELAPLLDEHGVYRSTGRNALDDMVFMSHSVGIVGSRSTFSAWGAFLGDVPMVVQTGGDAYRPHARVWEASADEATTDWDDQVRRRCGEGH; encoded by the coding sequence GTGAGCAAGTTCGTCGCTCCTCTGATCGGGCGAGCGGGGCTCGGCAACGAACTCTTTCCCGTCCTTCGCGCCGCTGATATCGCCGCCAAGGAATCGCGAGTGGTCCTCTGGCCGGCCTGGTTCCAGCTCAAGATCGGTCCGATTCTCCGCCGGGAACGTGACAAGCGGATGTACTGGACCCTCTTCCGGACACCCGACCTGATCTCGCTGCTACGGCTCATCTGGGCGAAGGCTCGCGGAGTCCCGCACGACGGAGCGAGCTCAAATCACCGCTACGTGACTGTTCAGGGTATGAAGGGCTACTTCGACGGTGTGAACATCAGTGGTCCCGAGTTTCGCGACCTTCTGCTCGCCCGTGCCCGCCGGGGCGTCCTTTCGTCTCCGCCCCGGGAGCCGTACATCGCGTTCCATGTCCGCCTGGGCGACTTCTCCCGGGTGGGGGCCTCCGAATCCGGAGTATCGAAGAACAACACCAGTTCCCCGATCGAGTGGTTCGTCGCCCGTGCGAGGGCAGCTCGCGACGCGCATCCCGGCGTTCGCCTGTTCGTCTGCTCCGACGGCGACGACGCCGAGCTGGCACCCCTTCTCGACGAACACGGGGTCTACCGGTCCACGGGGCGGAACGCACTCGATGACATGGTTTTCATGTCCCATTCGGTCGGAATCGTCGGCAGCCGCTCGACGTTCAGCGCGTGGGGGGCCTTCCTCGGGGACGTCCCCATGGTGGTCCAGACGGGGGGCGACGCCTACCGTCCGCACGCTCGCGTATGGGAGGCTTCCGCTGACGAGGCGACCACGGATTGGGATGATCAGGTACGCCGCCGCTGCGGGGAAGGGCACTGA